In Poecile atricapillus isolate bPoeAtr1 chromosome 22, bPoeAtr1.hap1, whole genome shotgun sequence, a genomic segment contains:
- the SLC25A33 gene encoding solute carrier family 25 member 33: MAGGPQENTLLHLFAGGCGGTVGAIFTCPLEVIKTRLQSSKLAFRTVYYPQVQLGTISGEGMVRPTSVSPGLFSVLKSILEKEGPRSLFRGLGPNLVGVAPSRAVYFACYSKAKEQFNSMFVPNSNIVHVCSAGSAAFITNSLMNPIWMVKTRMQLERRVRGSKPMNALQCARYVYQTEGIRGFYRGLTASYAGISETIICFAIYESLKKHLKEVKLPPSSNGTERTSTSFFGLMVAAAVSKGCASCIAYPHEVIRTRLREEGTKYKTFIQTARLVAREEGYLAFYRGLFAQLIRQIPNTAIVLSTYELIVYLLEDHTK; the protein is encoded by the exons ATGGCGGGCGGCCCTCAGGAGAACACGCTGCTGCACCTCTTCGCCGGGGG GTGTGGAGGAACAGTTGGAGCCATCTTTACCTGTCCCTTAGAGGTGATAAAGACGAGGCTTCAATCTTCAAAACTGGCCTTCAGGACTGTCTACTACCCCCAGGTGCAGCTGGGGACCATCAGTGGGGAAGGAATGGTCAGGCCAACGTCTGTATCCCCTGGGCTCTTCAGTGTTCTCAA gtcAATTCTGGAAAAAGAAGGACCAAGGTCACTCTTCCGAGGGCTGGGTCCAAACTTGGTTGGAGTTGCACCATCAAG agCTGTCTATTTTGCATGCTACTCCAAAGCCAAAGAGCAGTTTAACAGCATGTTTGTGCCCAACAGCAACATTGTGCACGTCTGTTCTGCAGGTTCTGCAG CCTTTATCACAAATTCCCTGATGAACCCTATATGGATGGTGAAAACGAGAATGCAGCTGGAACGGAG AGTGAGGGGCTCCAAACCAATGAATGCTTTGCAGTGTGCTAGATACGTTTACCAGACAGAAGGTATCCGTGGTTTCTATAGGGGCCTGACTGCCTCCTATGCAGGCATTTCTGAGACCATTATCTGCTTTGCTATTtatgaaagtttaaaaaagcaCTTAAAGGAAGTCAAACTGCCCCCTTCTTCTAATGGGACTGAAAGGACCTCAACAAGCTTCTTTGGACTGAtggttgctgctgctgtttccaagGGCTGTGCCTCCTGTATTGCTTATCCTCATG AGGTCATCCGGACACGGCTGCGAGAGGAAGGCACCAAGTACAAGACTTTCATCCAGACAGCTCGGCTGGTGGCACGGGAAGAGGGCTACCTGGCCTTCTACAGAGGACTCTTTGCCCAGCTCATCAGGCAGATCCCAAACACAGCCATTGTCTTGTCCACCTACGAGCTAATTGTGTATCTCTTGGAAGACCACACAAAGTAG